A single uncultured Methanolobus sp. DNA region contains:
- the cofD gene encoding 2-phospho-L-lactate transferase, whose amino-acid sequence MIIFSGGTGTPKLLNGLREVYPEEKITVVVNTAEDIWVSGNLITPDIDTVLYLLSGRLDTSRWWGVKDDTYRTHNAMKELGYDEVMMLGDIDRATHIMRSDLLRSGLTLTEATIGLSRSLGVKVNVFPMSDDPVSSMISTPEGKMHFQDFWVGRHGEPEVLEVCQEGIEKASISPAVVEALEREDNVLIGPSNPITSIGPIIELPGMRDILKEKKVIAVSPIIGTEPVSGPAGNLMTARGIEVSSYGVASYYSDFLDHLIIDERDPIDDGRFSKLGCGVSRTDTLMKTVDISKNLAETVLKLC is encoded by the coding sequence ATGATAATCTTTTCAGGCGGCACCGGAACACCAAAATTACTGAATGGCCTTCGTGAAGTTTACCCGGAAGAAAAGATCACAGTTGTGGTAAACACTGCGGAAGATATATGGGTTTCAGGAAACCTCATCACACCTGATATTGATACCGTACTCTACCTGCTTTCAGGCAGACTTGACACTTCAAGATGGTGGGGCGTGAAAGATGACACCTACCGAACTCACAATGCAATGAAGGAACTGGGTTACGATGAGGTAATGATGCTCGGCGACATTGACCGTGCAACCCATATCATGCGCTCAGACCTGCTGCGCAGCGGATTAACACTTACAGAGGCAACGATAGGTCTTTCGAGGTCACTTGGCGTGAAGGTCAATGTTTTTCCAATGTCCGATGACCCCGTTTCAAGTATGATCAGCACGCCTGAAGGAAAGATGCATTTCCAGGATTTCTGGGTTGGCAGACACGGCGAGCCCGAGGTTCTTGAAGTTTGCCAGGAAGGCATTGAAAAAGCAAGTATCTCTCCGGCTGTTGTGGAAGCTCTTGAAAGGGAAGATAATGTCCTGATAGGTCCAAGCAATCCGATAACAAGCATCGGGCCAATAATCGAGCTTCCGGGCATGAGGGATATCCTGAAAGAGAAAAAGGTTATCGCAGTCAGTCCTATAATCGGAACTGAGCCTGTCAGCGGTCCGGCAGGAAACCTCATGACTGCAAGAGGCATCGAAGTTTCTTCATATGGAGTTGCTTCATATTATTCAGATTTCCTTGACCACTTGATAATCGATGAGCGTGACCCGATAGATGATGGGCGTTTCAGTAAACTTGGGTGCGGTGTCTCAAGAACCGACACTCTGATGAAAACAGTGGATATAAGCAAAAATCTTGCTGAAACAGTATTGAAACTGTGCTGA
- a CDS encoding exosome complex RNA-binding protein Csl4, with translation MDDEEELSTEESVFVMPGDFVGTTEEFRAGAGTYVNVADIHSLGTGYVKVDRKSRTVSIVPQTSTPPEIKEGDIIIGSVVNMRDSVALVEIGAIKGKGEREFQTNGAAAIHVSNVKDSYVKNLGYEFSLSDVVKAKVINTQNMRLSTDGKTLGVMKAYCSRCHSPLVKDNKKLKCPECGRTETRKISSDYGTGIV, from the coding sequence ATGGATGATGAAGAGGAACTTAGTACAGAAGAATCTGTATTTGTAATGCCTGGTGACTTTGTAGGAACTACTGAAGAGTTCAGGGCAGGCGCAGGAACTTATGTCAACGTTGCAGATATTCACTCACTTGGCACCGGATATGTAAAGGTTGACAGGAAGTCAAGAACCGTTTCCATAGTGCCTCAGACAAGCACTCCGCCAGAGATTAAAGAAGGCGACATTATTATCGGAAGCGTTGTCAATATGCGCGATTCAGTGGCTCTTGTCGAGATCGGTGCTATCAAAGGAAAAGGAGAACGTGAGTTCCAGACAAACGGTGCTGCAGCAATTCATGTGTCCAATGTGAAAGATTCCTACGTCAAGAATCTTGGCTATGAGTTTTCACTTTCTGATGTTGTCAAGGCAAAGGTCATCAACACCCAGAACATGCGTCTGAGCACAGATGGCAAGACCCTTGGAGTTATGAAGGCATACTGCTCAAGGTGTCACAGCCCTCTGGTAAAGGACAATAAGAAACTGAAATGTCCTGAATGTGGTCGTACAGAGACACGAAAGATCTCTTCAGACTACGGAACCGGAATCGTCTGA
- a CDS encoding HD domain-containing protein: MKVIRDPIHGYIELDPLTLSIIDSPQMQRLRRLSQLGLSNLVYPGANHSRFEHSLGVMHLATMLTGKIDSVTDEEKEELRIAALLHDVGHGPYSHVTESLTKFYTRQHHEDVREILKKGELGEILSDNGLNPATIEDHIQGKTDLGKILNSEIDVDRMDYLVRDSHYTGVAFGLVDHVRLINEMKFYENNLVVNAGGVKAAESLLVSRFLMHPSVYYHHVSRIAETMFTRAVDDLIQKKSLNPFDLRKMDDSRLLEMIRNDDGYAGELAQRLDNRKLYKRALYVGFDEVGEGVLKHRKNIKRVEAEIASEVGIDAESVLIDIPRDPEIAEMKALVKINNKMLRLDEASHVVSTLEQAHRENWKMGVYTPTEYREAVGKAAKNFFEVKRTTKQFRLTEIEE, from the coding sequence ATGAAAGTCATCCGTGACCCTATACATGGATATATTGAGCTTGATCCGCTCACATTATCCATTATCGATTCACCGCAGATGCAGCGACTTAGAAGACTGAGCCAGCTTGGCCTGTCAAACCTTGTTTATCCGGGAGCTAACCATTCACGTTTTGAGCATTCCCTGGGAGTCATGCATCTTGCCACCATGCTTACCGGAAAGATTGATTCTGTCACAGATGAGGAAAAAGAGGAACTCAGGATCGCTGCTCTACTTCATGATGTAGGACACGGACCTTATTCACATGTAACAGAAAGTCTTACGAAATTTTACACAAGACAGCACCATGAGGATGTCCGTGAGATACTTAAAAAAGGAGAACTCGGAGAGATCCTCAGTGATAACGGATTAAATCCGGCAACTATTGAAGATCACATTCAGGGAAAGACTGACCTTGGAAAGATACTCAACAGCGAGATCGATGTGGACAGAATGGACTATCTTGTCAGGGACTCACATTATACGGGCGTTGCTTTTGGTCTTGTTGATCATGTAAGACTTATCAATGAGATGAAGTTCTACGAGAACAATCTTGTAGTGAACGCTGGCGGTGTCAAGGCGGCAGAATCGCTTCTTGTATCCAGATTCCTGATGCATCCTTCTGTTTATTATCATCACGTTTCAAGGATTGCTGAGACGATGTTCACAAGAGCTGTAGATGACCTGATCCAGAAAAAGTCACTCAATCCTTTCGACCTCAGGAAGATGGATGACTCCAGACTTCTGGAAATGATACGCAATGATGACGGCTACGCTGGTGAACTTGCACAGAGACTCGACAACAGGAAACTCTACAAGAGAGCCCTCTATGTAGGATTTGATGAAGTAGGCGAAGGCGTGCTCAAACACCGAAAGAACATCAAGAGAGTTGAAGCTGAGATCGCGTCAGAAGTTGGTATAGATGCTGAAAGCGTCCTTATTGATATTCCAAGAGATCCTGAGATCGCAGAAATGAAAGCTCTGGTTAAAATAAATAATAAGATGCTGCGCCTGGATGAAGCTTCTCATGTGGTTTCCACGCTTGAGCAGGCGCACCGTGAAAACTGGAAAATGGGAGTTTATACTCCTACCGAATACAGGGAAGCAGTTGGAAAAGCGGCGAAGAACTTCTTTGAAGTCAAGAGAACAACAAAACAGTTCAGACTTACGGAAATAGAGGAATGA
- a CDS encoding METTL5 family protein, producing the protein MKQRKLEILLEQVEGFDSPNVNLEQYATPALLAAEMLHFAFMQGDLEGTVFDLGCGTGMLAIGAKLLGAEKVIGFDIDNKALEVARRNAEKLGVDVEFVHADIFEVEGHADTVVMNPPFGAQTKGNDRPFLLSALKTSDVIYSIHNCGSHDFISKFIGDARITDWYSTAFPMKRTFKFHKKEVEMVKVEIYRIVR; encoded by the coding sequence TTGAAGCAGCGTAAGCTTGAAATTCTGTTAGAGCAGGTGGAAGGTTTTGATTCTCCAAATGTGAATCTGGAGCAATATGCCACTCCTGCATTGCTTGCGGCTGAAATGCTTCACTTTGCATTTATGCAGGGTGACCTTGAAGGAACCGTCTTTGACCTTGGATGCGGAACAGGTATGCTTGCCATTGGTGCAAAGCTTCTAGGAGCAGAGAAAGTTATCGGGTTTGACATTGATAACAAGGCTCTGGAAGTTGCCCGCAGAAACGCTGAGAAACTTGGTGTTGATGTTGAGTTTGTCCATGCCGATATTTTTGAGGTTGAAGGGCACGCTGATACTGTTGTCATGAACCCTCCTTTTGGTGCTCAGACCAAAGGTAATGACCGACCGTTTCTTTTAAGTGCGTTGAAAACCAGTGATGTGATATATTCTATTCATAATTGCGGGAGCCATGATTTTATAAGTAAGTTCATAGGTGATGCCAGAATAACAGACTGGTACTCAACGGCATTTCCAATGAAACGAACATTTAAATTCCATAAAAAAGAAGTAGAAATGGTAAAAGTAGAGATTTATCGGATAGTGCGATAA
- a CDS encoding ABC transporter permease has protein sequence MALSGKRLCLNTVFTLWLREMLRYKRSRSRIIGSLATPLFFLVIMGSALGSTMTLRSGRYIDYMAPGIIGMSILFASLMGGISIIWDREFGFLKEILVAPVSRFYTALGKAAGGVTTAMVQGTLLMIISGFIGIEYVSIWRELLCIPIMFTMGIGFIGLGITLASKIESHEGFQMMMTFITFPTIMTSTAFYPMENLPGWLSIPVHLNPLTYGVEALRWMLLDASDVPITLSLGVITAFAFIMMTIGSRAFDRAADQ, from the coding sequence ATGGCGCTTTCAGGGAAAAGACTCTGCCTGAACACAGTGTTCACCCTGTGGCTGCGGGAAATGCTGCGCTATAAACGCTCACGTTCAAGGATAATAGGTTCCCTTGCAACGCCGCTCTTTTTTCTTGTGATAATGGGTTCTGCACTGGGAAGTACTATGACCCTTCGCAGCGGCAGGTATATCGATTACATGGCTCCGGGAATCATAGGAATGTCAATTCTCTTCGCATCGCTTATGGGTGGAATTTCCATAATATGGGATAGGGAGTTCGGTTTCCTGAAAGAGATTCTGGTAGCGCCTGTAAGCCGATTTTACACTGCTCTTGGGAAAGCCGCAGGAGGAGTTACAACCGCAATGGTGCAGGGCACTTTGCTTATGATCATCAGCGGGTTCATTGGGATAGAATATGTTTCCATATGGAGAGAACTCCTGTGTATTCCGATAATGTTCACTATGGGAATCGGATTCATCGGTCTTGGCATTACGCTGGCCTCTAAAATAGAATCTCATGAAGGTTTCCAGATGATGATGACTTTCATCACGTTTCCAACCATCATGACAAGCACTGCATTTTACCCCATGGAGAATCTTCCAGGTTGGCTTAGCATACCTGTCCATCTGAACCCGCTTACTTATGGTGTAGAAGCACTGAGATGGATGCTGCTTGACGCTTCCGATGTGCCAATCACTTTGTCGCTTGGAGTTATCACAGCTTTTGCATTTATCATGATGACAATAGGAAGCCGGGCTTTTGACAGGGCAGCTGACCAGTGA
- a CDS encoding UbiX family flavin prenyltransferase has protein sequence MEVVIGISGASGSAYGVRLLEILAKTDIFTHLVMTKAAKQILEIETDYELSYVEGLADAVYDESDFTAPIASGSHRFYGMIIAPCSMKTLGEISGGMSDNLLGRVADVCLKERRKLVLMPRETPLNQIHLENMLRLERAGGVILPACPGFYSKPQTIDDLVNSMAGRALDLMDIDNDVYKRWE, from the coding sequence ATGGAAGTAGTAATAGGCATCAGCGGGGCATCTGGCTCTGCTTATGGAGTACGGTTGCTGGAAATTCTTGCAAAAACAGATATTTTTACTCATCTTGTCATGACAAAGGCCGCAAAGCAGATACTTGAGATAGAGACAGATTACGAGTTATCCTATGTCGAAGGTCTTGCAGATGCAGTCTATGATGAGAGCGATTTCACAGCACCAATTGCAAGCGGTTCCCACAGGTTCTACGGAATGATAATTGCCCCGTGCAGCATGAAAACCCTCGGTGAGATATCAGGCGGAATGTCTGATAACCTGCTTGGCAGAGTGGCTGATGTTTGTCTTAAGGAGCGAAGAAAACTGGTGCTCATGCCACGTGAAACACCTCTTAACCAGATACATCTTGAGAACATGCTAAGACTTGAGAGAGCAGGCGGAGTGATTTTGCCTGCATGTCCAGGATTTTATTCAAAGCCACAGACAATTGACGACCTTGTTAATTCAATGGCAGGACGTGCACTTGACCTGATGGATATTGATAACGACGTTTACAAACGCTGGGAGTGA
- a CDS encoding VWA domain-containing protein — protein MDDELVQRLRRNLPRNYGIKVLYLGYPVLGLRIPRASVSEFSKQDTDILYENLYANMEQIRPGEIEDVCIVADSDYMSIEPETFFKPLIGTSDSALADVFRYAPESVAIDDAIILPPDTSEPDSSLVEDILPEDTFVETETSETQETDPERSIFADILKPAEEGHVSETEVHENLDSQDIQGGQGYQEIHEEDYPVEKLSFEVPASDSDEVFFEAEEGGCEEICIYEPEVCVELTPKEYVPILSHEELEEELMEEYGASKSESSKLFDDLKDDKTVGKILNDFARNSQKKRLAAGRLKSGRRAEVLTKSKRGRYVRYRMPGEKITDIAIAPTVRAAAHHAKDGKIEIKKGDIREKVRRRRISSLINIVFDTSGSMDESDKVQITTSVVLALLKDAYQRRDRISLVTYSGRSGELVLPFTSSVEAAKRYLEKVPFGGTTPMASGMLRGLDTLVREVKKEPSAVPIMILVTDGTANSPLHLGGNIKREIMQVCKQIADHRVNILVVDISATGSMLAKEVAMKSNGSYYHPMSLSKEALYSAIKQERDQVTAFA, from the coding sequence ATGGACGATGAACTTGTTCAGCGCCTGCGCAGGAATCTTCCTCGCAATTATGGCATAAAAGTGTTGTATCTAGGTTATCCTGTGCTCGGGCTTCGTATCCCCAGAGCCTCAGTTTCAGAATTTTCCAAACAGGATACGGACATTCTGTACGAGAATCTGTACGCGAATATGGAGCAGATAAGACCCGGTGAGATCGAAGATGTCTGCATCGTTGCAGATTCAGACTATATGTCAATCGAGCCTGAAACTTTTTTCAAGCCACTTATCGGAACATCAGATTCAGCTCTTGCAGATGTATTCAGGTATGCTCCGGAAAGTGTAGCTATCGATGATGCTATTATTCTGCCGCCTGACACATCAGAACCGGACAGTTCTCTTGTGGAGGACATTCTTCCTGAAGACACTTTTGTCGAAACCGAAACCTCTGAAACACAGGAAACTGACCCTGAAAGGTCGATATTTGCTGATATTCTAAAACCTGCCGAAGAGGGGCATGTTTCTGAAACGGAAGTTCATGAGAATCTGGATTCTCAGGATATTCAGGGTGGTCAGGGCTATCAGGAAATTCACGAGGAAGATTATCCGGTTGAGAAACTATCCTTTGAAGTTCCGGCATCAGACTCGGATGAAGTTTTCTTTGAAGCTGAGGAAGGCGGATGCGAGGAAATTTGCATTTACGAACCTGAAGTATGCGTAGAACTCACTCCAAAGGAATACGTTCCAATTCTTAGCCATGAGGAACTGGAAGAGGAACTAATGGAAGAGTATGGTGCTTCTAAATCTGAATCCAGTAAATTGTTCGATGATCTGAAAGATGACAAGACCGTTGGTAAGATTCTCAATGATTTCGCCCGCAATTCCCAGAAGAAGAGACTTGCCGCAGGCAGGCTAAAATCGGGAAGGCGTGCAGAAGTTCTCACAAAGAGCAAGCGCGGGCGTTATGTAAGATACAGGATGCCCGGGGAGAAGATCACTGACATTGCCATTGCTCCGACTGTAAGGGCGGCTGCTCATCATGCAAAGGATGGCAAGATCGAGATCAAGAAGGGAGACATCAGGGAGAAAGTACGAAGAAGACGTATTTCCAGTCTGATCAATATTGTTTTTGACACATCCGGTTCGATGGATGAGAGCGACAAGGTTCAGATTACTACAAGTGTTGTTCTCGCATTGCTGAAAGACGCTTACCAGCGCAGGGACAGGATTTCACTGGTGACCTACAGTGGTCGTTCAGGTGAACTGGTGCTGCCGTTCACATCATCAGTTGAAGCTGCAAAAAGGTATCTTGAAAAGGTTCCATTCGGAGGTACAACTCCTATGGCTTCCGGGATGCTCAGAGGTCTTGACACTCTTGTCAGGGAAGTTAAGAAAGAACCGTCTGCTGTTCCCATTATGATACTTGTAACAGATGGTACTGCAAATTCTCCGCTGCATCTTGGTGGTAATATCAAGAGGGAAATTATGCAGGTCTGTAAGCAGATAGCTGACCACCGTGTCAATATTCTTGTTGTCGATATCAGTGCAACCGGTTCAATGCTTGCAAAGGAGGTTGCAATGAAAAGTAATGGAAGTTACTATCATCCGATGTCACTTAGCAAGGAAGCCCTTTATTCTGCTATCAAGCAGGAGAGAGATCAGGTTACGGCTTTTGCTTGA
- the hpt gene encoding hypoxanthine/guanine phosphoribosyltransferase, whose protein sequence is MLKILRESLLNAPIVHRGKYHYFIHPISDGVPRLEPELLEEVTDHILGMVDRNFDKIIAIEAMGIPLATAISMKTGVPFCIIRKRQYGLEGEIKLSQETGYSKGELYINDIFEGDRVLIVDDVISTGGTLVALMGALKGVGAIVTDTIVVIERGDGVSRLKEMGIDVKTLVRIDVTENGVSIEDIHE, encoded by the coding sequence ATGCTAAAGATACTACGTGAATCCCTGCTGAATGCACCGATAGTTCACAGGGGAAAATACCATTATTTTATTCATCCTATATCAGACGGAGTTCCAAGACTTGAGCCGGAACTTCTGGAAGAAGTCACTGACCATATTCTGGGAATGGTTGACAGGAATTTTGATAAAATAATTGCAATTGAAGCTATGGGAATTCCTCTTGCAACTGCAATTTCAATGAAGACCGGAGTTCCGTTCTGTATCATAAGAAAAAGACAGTATGGTCTTGAAGGTGAGATAAAACTGTCACAGGAAACAGGTTACTCTAAAGGTGAACTTTACATTAATGATATCTTTGAAGGTGACAGGGTTCTTATTGTGGATGATGTCATCAGCACCGGTGGAACTCTTGTGGCACTGATGGGTGCTCTCAAAGGAGTTGGTGCAATCGTAACTGATACTATTGTGGTTATTGAACGCGGTGACGGTGTTTCAAGACTTAAGGAAATGGGCATTGACGTGAAAACCCTTGTCCGTATCGATGTAACTGAGAATGGCGTTTCAATTGAGGATATTCATGAGTGA
- a CDS encoding type II toxin-antitoxin system RelE/ParE family toxin has translation MTYDVVFTKQAKKQLHNLEQPVQVRILTALERIRIRPESYITKLVGDIGYKYRVGDYRIIMDLDNNNLHILVIKVGHRRNIYKN, from the coding sequence ATGACTTATGATGTGGTTTTCACAAAACAGGCTAAAAAACAGCTTCATAACCTTGAGCAACCTGTTCAGGTAAGGATACTTACAGCTCTTGAAAGGATAAGGATACGTCCTGAAAGTTATATCACAAAGCTTGTTGGTGATATTGGATACAAGTACAGGGTTGGAGACTACAGGATTATCATGGATCTTGATAATAATAACCTGCATATACTTGTTATCAAAGTAGGGCACAGAAGGAATATCTACAAGAATTAA
- a CDS encoding ATP-binding protein, producing MNSSITGTIKEVPKVVENEGPSQYLEDIARQATKTERVLYPIAGIVGQEKMLRALILNTINPSIGGVLIRGQKGTAKSTAVRGIAEILPEIEMVEGCKFNCDPNDPEKFCWECQEKKRKGTLYIGRRQMRVVDLPVGATEDRVVGSLDIEKAVRQGVQAFDPGILAQANRGILYVDEINLLDDFVVDALLDAAAMGVNTVEREGVSVSHPANFIIVGSMNPEEGELRPQLLDRIALQVEVTGIYDVEQRIEIVERRNRFNDDPKHFIREFEAEQEKLRSKIVKAMQMLPRVTTTRDNLRTIAEICIAFNVDGHRADIMIERAARTNAAYEGRERITNDDIIEASEMVLPHRMRKKPFEEEEFSVDQLRAVVDGRV from the coding sequence ATGAATTCAAGTATTACCGGAACAATAAAAGAGGTTCCAAAAGTAGTGGAAAATGAAGGTCCGTCACAATATCTGGAGGATATTGCCAGACAGGCTACAAAGACCGAAAGGGTGCTTTATCCAATCGCTGGAATTGTTGGACAGGAGAAAATGCTCCGCGCACTCATTCTTAACACTATCAATCCGTCTATTGGCGGCGTTCTTATACGCGGTCAGAAAGGTACTGCAAAATCAACTGCAGTAAGAGGTATTGCTGAAATCTTACCTGAAATCGAAATGGTAGAGGGTTGCAAGTTCAATTGTGACCCCAATGATCCTGAAAAGTTCTGCTGGGAATGTCAGGAGAAGAAACGCAAAGGTACACTGTACATTGGCAGACGTCAGATGAGAGTCGTGGACCTTCCGGTTGGTGCTACAGAAGACAGGGTTGTGGGAAGTCTTGATATTGAGAAAGCTGTGCGCCAGGGTGTGCAGGCATTCGATCCGGGAATTCTTGCTCAGGCAAACCGCGGAATTCTTTATGTTGATGAAATTAACCTGCTCGATGATTTCGTAGTGGATGCGCTTCTTGATGCTGCTGCAATGGGTGTGAACACCGTTGAGCGAGAAGGAGTAAGTGTCAGTCATCCTGCAAATTTCATTATTGTGGGAAGTATGAATCCTGAAGAGGGTGAACTCCGTCCACAATTGCTTGACAGGATAGCATTGCAGGTTGAGGTCACAGGTATCTATGATGTAGAGCAACGTATCGAAATTGTCGAAAGGCGTAACAGGTTCAACGATGATCCGAAACATTTCATCCGTGAGTTCGAGGCTGAACAGGAAAAGCTGCGTTCAAAGATAGTAAAAGCCATGCAGATGCTTCCACGCGTTACTACAACAAGGGATAACCTGCGTACCATTGCTGAGATATGTATCGCTTTTAATGTGGATGGTCACCGTGCGGATATTATGATCGAGCGTGCCGCCAGGACAAATGCAGCATATGAGGGCAGGGAACGCATCACAAACGATGATATCATCGAAGCTTCCGAAATGGTGCTTCCACACAGGATGCGCAAGAAGCCATTTGAGGAAGAGGAATTCAGTGTCGACCAGCTAAGAGCGGTCGTTGACGGCAGGGTATGA
- the dph2 gene encoding diphthamide biosynthesis enzyme Dph2 gives MSDGEAFDFRLDYIISVINDTGAKVVGLQFPEGFKRRSPGIASRIEDETGVNIFVSGNPCFGACDLDVALLNDVDILFHFGHAHLDDNKLSQKVYFIETRSAVDVRDVVELAASKLEGKRIGLITTVQHVHKLDDAVKVLEKHGKECVICPGDSKIAYPGQVLGCNFSAARNEDCDEYLFIGSGQFHPLGVLLAMKKRVLIADPFVNELREADYSKVLRQRSAVIAKSLDAEAFGIVVSSKPGQERMELAMKLKNMAKAHGKNAHIFTMDLVTPDQLLQFKVDVFVNTACPRLAIDEVGRFHAPMLTPLEFEIVLGEREWEDLYFDEITGE, from the coding sequence ATGAGTGACGGCGAAGCTTTTGATTTCAGGCTTGATTACATAATTTCTGTAATTAATGATACAGGTGCAAAAGTAGTGGGATTGCAGTTTCCGGAAGGTTTTAAGAGACGTTCGCCGGGAATAGCTTCACGTATTGAGGATGAGACTGGTGTAAATATATTTGTTTCAGGGAACCCATGCTTTGGAGCTTGCGACCTTGATGTTGCTCTGCTTAATGATGTTGATATTCTCTTTCACTTCGGACATGCTCATCTTGACGATAACAAACTTTCACAGAAAGTATATTTCATAGAAACAAGGTCGGCTGTTGATGTACGGGACGTTGTTGAACTGGCAGCTTCTAAACTGGAAGGAAAACGTATCGGTCTTATCACAACAGTTCAGCATGTACACAAACTAGATGATGCTGTAAAGGTTCTGGAAAAGCATGGAAAGGAATGTGTGATATGTCCGGGTGACAGTAAGATTGCATATCCAGGTCAGGTGCTTGGCTGTAATTTCTCCGCTGCACGGAATGAGGATTGTGATGAGTATCTTTTCATTGGAAGCGGACAATTCCATCCGCTTGGTGTTTTACTTGCCATGAAGAAACGTGTTCTTATTGCTGATCCGTTTGTCAACGAGCTCAGGGAAGCAGATTATTCCAAGGTTTTGAGACAGAGAAGTGCTGTAATTGCAAAGTCTCTTGATGCGGAGGCATTTGGTATCGTTGTATCATCTAAACCGGGACAGGAGCGCATGGAACTCGCCATGAAGCTTAAAAATATGGCAAAAGCTCACGGTAAGAATGCGCATATTTTCACAATGGACCTTGTAACTCCAGACCAGTTATTGCAGTTCAAGGTTGATGTGTTTGTCAATACAGCATGTCCTCGTCTTGCTATTGATGAGGTTGGAAGGTTCCATGCTCCAATGCTTACTCCTCTGGAATTTGAGATAGTTCTGGGTGAAAGGGAATGGGAAGATCTTTACTTTGATGAGATCACAGGTGAATAA
- the sppA gene encoding signal peptide peptidase SppA yields MERSSKILLYGILGIVILVLALTGIIVAVMQIPIEGTSGDIAIIDLDGTIYSGGSEEDLFNDYQPGVEDYIEWIEDAQDDDGTKAIIIRINSPGGEAIASEKLAKAIKKASEKKVVVAYVESMAASAAYQAASSTDYIVAEKQSLVGNIGVRMEIVHYYGLMDDLGINVTTIKSGEYKDIGSPTRPMTEEEKEMLGSIVNESYEDFVSWVAENRNMTLEETYKVADGRIYSGSQAKKAGLVDMVGTEEDAIDIATEMAGISGEPDIYEYGGKSSGFLGMRFNEMLYSFGYGLGKGLAETSVEETSPSYGMYF; encoded by the coding sequence TTGGAAAGATCAAGTAAAATATTGCTTTATGGAATTCTGGGAATCGTTATTCTGGTACTTGCACTCACAGGAATAATCGTAGCTGTTATGCAGATTCCAATAGAAGGAACATCAGGAGATATCGCCATCATAGACCTTGACGGAACCATTTATTCCGGAGGTTCAGAGGAAGACCTTTTCAATGATTACCAGCCAGGTGTTGAGGATTACATTGAATGGATAGAAGATGCGCAGGATGATGATGGGACAAAGGCCATAATCATCAGGATAAACTCTCCCGGTGGAGAGGCTATTGCCAGTGAAAAACTTGCAAAGGCAATAAAGAAAGCATCTGAAAAGAAGGTCGTTGTGGCATATGTTGAATCAATGGCAGCTTCCGCAGCTTATCAGGCAGCATCATCCACGGACTATATTGTGGCTGAAAAGCAGTCGCTTGTTGGAAATATCGGAGTAAGGATGGAAATTGTTCATTACTATGGATTAATGGACGACCTGGGCATCAATGTGACAACTATCAAAAGCGGAGAGTACAAGGACATCGGTTCGCCCACAAGACCAATGACAGAGGAAGAAAAGGAAATGCTTGGTTCCATTGTGAACGAAAGCTATGAAGATTTCGTGTCCTGGGTTGCCGAGAACAGGAACATGACACTGGAAGAGACCTACAAGGTTGCAGACGGCAGGATATACAGTGGCTCCCAGGCAAAGAAAGCAGGACTTGTTGATATGGTCGGAACCGAGGAGGATGCAATTGACATAGCCACTGAGATGGCAGGAATATCCGGTGAGCCGGACATATATGAATACGGAGGAAAATCATCCGGCTTTCTGGGAATGAGATTCAATGAAATGTTGTACTCTTTCGGGTACGGTCTTGGAAAAGGTCTGGCAGAAACCTCTGTTGAGGAAACATCCCCTTCCTATGGAATGTATTTCTAA